One part of the Pandoraea faecigallinarum genome encodes these proteins:
- the istB gene encoding IS21-like element helper ATPase IstB, translating into MNSVPTSTVERIQRYLVGLRMPRALEALDATLKRFEQGDSSMLEVLETLLGEEFTTRETRRIRMALQTARLGTVKTLAGYDFSFQPSLDRDRFMTLAQLKFIERRQTVHFLGPPGTGKSHLSIALGVEAVRAGKSVYFGSLAEIVNSMAKAEREGNLAQRVRFLARNSLLIVDEIGYLPIGSNGGNLFFQLVNACYERCAIVLTSNRSFGEWGEVFGDTVVAAALLDRLLHHAIVVQIEGSSYRLREHADLLPDHLRNRPSALKPAPVEPANRRPGRPRKSSPDPFSG; encoded by the coding sequence ATGAACAGCGTTCCAACCTCAACCGTCGAACGGATACAGCGTTACCTCGTTGGCTTGCGTATGCCGCGTGCGCTTGAAGCGCTGGATGCCACCTTGAAGCGTTTCGAACAGGGCGACAGCTCGATGCTCGAAGTACTGGAGACGTTGCTGGGCGAGGAGTTCACGACGCGCGAGACGCGGCGCATCCGCATGGCGCTGCAGACAGCGAGGCTGGGCACCGTCAAGACGCTCGCCGGATATGACTTCAGCTTCCAGCCGAGTCTCGATCGCGATCGCTTCATGACGCTTGCGCAACTTAAGTTCATTGAACGACGCCAGACGGTCCACTTCCTCGGGCCGCCAGGAACTGGCAAATCACACCTCTCCATTGCACTAGGTGTCGAAGCGGTGCGCGCCGGCAAGAGCGTGTACTTCGGCTCACTGGCAGAAATCGTCAATTCGATGGCGAAGGCCGAACGCGAAGGCAACCTCGCCCAGCGTGTGCGCTTTCTTGCACGCAACAGCCTGCTCATCGTTGACGAGATCGGCTATCTGCCGATCGGCTCCAACGGGGGCAACTTGTTCTTCCAGCTCGTCAACGCATGTTACGAGCGCTGCGCCATCGTCCTCACGTCCAATCGCAGCTTCGGCGAATGGGGTGAGGTCTTCGGTGACACAGTCGTCGCAGCGGCGCTGCTCGACAGGTTGCTGCATCACGCGATTGTTGTCCAGATTGAAGGTTCGTCGTACCGGCTGCGGGAGCATGCCGATCTCCTGCCTGACCACCTGCGCAACCGACCATCCGCCCTAAAGCCGGCACCGGTCGAACCTGCTAACCGACGCCCGGGTCGCCCCCGAAAGAGCTCACCTGATCCATTCAGCGGCTGA
- a CDS encoding IS3 family transposase, with the protein MYSYEDRVRAVQLYIKYGRSAAATIRELGYPSRKNLARWYRAFIEAGDLPAAYRRSKPRYSAEQKEIAVEHYLSHGRSLAGTTRALGYPCDTVLAAWVDELRPDVRKRLVSNAPKAPLSPVLKQEAVIELCTRNGGAREIAEKIGVSRPTLYNWKNKLLGREAPASMKRDKNSTPVLEQAELERQVESLRRDIRQLQLEHDILKKANELLKKGLGVHPRLLSNREKTTLVDALRQTYALPELLAVLGLARSSYFYHRARLLVADKYAGVRRVITDIFQLNYRCYGYRRIRAALGQQQVVISEKVVRRLMRQEGLAAGTVRRRRYGSYQGEIGPAPENLINRDFRAAAPNKKWLTDITEFQIPAGKVYLSPVIDCFDGLVVSWSIGTRPDAELVNTMLDAAIGTVADINAQPVLHSDRGAHYRWPGWLSRMHEARLVRSMSRKGCSPDNAACEGFFGRLKTELFYSRDWRATSIDEFVEVVDSYIRWYNAKRIKVSLGSLSPLEYRESLGPAA; encoded by the coding sequence ATGTACTCGTACGAAGACCGCGTTCGAGCGGTTCAGCTTTACATCAAATACGGTAGGAGCGCAGCGGCGACCATCCGCGAACTGGGATATCCTTCGCGCAAGAACTTGGCGCGATGGTACCGTGCGTTCATTGAGGCGGGCGATCTGCCGGCGGCCTATCGCCGCTCCAAGCCAAGGTACTCGGCCGAACAGAAAGAGATCGCGGTCGAGCATTATTTGAGTCATGGCCGTAGCCTTGCTGGGACCACCCGAGCACTGGGATATCCGTGTGACACCGTGCTGGCCGCGTGGGTCGACGAGCTGCGCCCCGATGTTCGGAAACGCCTTGTCAGCAATGCTCCGAAGGCGCCGTTGTCCCCGGTGTTGAAGCAGGAAGCGGTCATCGAGCTATGCACCAGAAACGGCGGTGCGCGCGAGATCGCCGAGAAGATAGGTGTAAGTAGGCCAACGCTATACAACTGGAAAAACAAATTACTCGGCCGCGAGGCCCCGGCATCCATGAAACGCGATAAGAATTCAACACCGGTCCTTGAACAGGCCGAGCTCGAGCGGCAGGTCGAATCGCTTCGACGGGACATACGGCAGTTGCAACTCGAACACGACATCCTGAAGAAGGCCAATGAACTGTTAAAAAAAGGCCTGGGCGTCCATCCGCGGCTCCTGAGCAATCGGGAGAAGACGACGCTGGTTGACGCCCTGAGACAAACCTACGCGCTGCCGGAGCTGCTCGCCGTATTGGGCCTTGCCCGCAGTTCTTATTTTTACCATCGCGCGCGGCTGCTCGTCGCTGACAAGTATGCTGGCGTGCGACGTGTCATCACAGACATCTTCCAACTCAATTACCGTTGCTACGGCTATCGCCGGATACGCGCGGCACTGGGTCAGCAGCAGGTCGTCATATCGGAGAAGGTCGTACGGCGTTTGATGAGGCAAGAAGGCTTGGCCGCTGGCACTGTCCGCCGGCGTCGCTACGGCTCCTATCAAGGAGAAATAGGCCCCGCGCCAGAGAACCTCATCAATCGCGACTTCCGAGCGGCGGCGCCGAATAAAAAGTGGCTTACCGACATTACAGAATTCCAGATTCCAGCCGGCAAGGTGTATCTATCGCCTGTGATCGATTGCTTCGATGGGCTCGTTGTCAGTTGGTCGATCGGCACGCGTCCGGACGCTGAGCTTGTGAATACCATGCTGGATGCGGCGATCGGGACGGTGGCGGATATTAACGCCCAGCCTGTCCTTCACTCCGATCGAGGCGCCCACTATCGCTGGCCCGGGTGGCTGTCGCGGATGCACGAGGCCAGACTGGTTCGCTCGATGTCGCGAAAAGGTTGCTCGCCCGACAATGCTGCGTGCGAGGGTTTCTTCGGCCGGCTGAAAACGGAGCTGTTCTATTCTCGGGACTGGCGGGCCACAAGCATCGACGAGTTCGTCGAAGTAGTCGACTCGTACATCCGCTGGTATAACGCAAAGCGGATCAAGGTCTCTCTTGGCTCACTCAGTCCGCTCGAATACCGAGAGAGCCTCGGCCCTGCGGCGTAA
- a CDS encoding IS6 family transposase: protein MDSQVDSTVSSTGNPVDEARSQTAEKALPAGVAKVLKRLHYPLEVMLQCVRWYVAYSLSSRDLEEMMAERGVAVDHSTIHRWVIKWLPVFEKAIRRRLRPVGESWRIDETYIRVRGQWKYLYRAVDKAGHTIDFLLCARRDTAAARRFFEKATAGRGTPKTVTVDKSGANRAALQALGAQRETPIEIRQSKYLNNLVEQDHRAIKRRVRPMLGFQNFRGARIVLGGIETIHMIRTGQMLAPKGRRASPAEQFYGLAA from the coding sequence ATGGATAGTCAGGTAGATTCTACAGTTTCAAGCACCGGGAACCCAGTCGATGAAGCGCGCAGCCAAACCGCCGAAAAAGCCCTGCCCGCAGGCGTCGCCAAGGTCCTGAAGCGGTTGCACTACCCGTTGGAGGTTATGTTGCAGTGCGTGCGCTGGTACGTAGCCTATTCGCTGAGCTCGCGAGATCTGGAGGAAATGATGGCCGAGCGAGGCGTGGCGGTGGACCACTCGACGATCCATCGCTGGGTGATCAAGTGGCTGCCGGTTTTCGAGAAAGCGATACGTCGCCGCCTGCGCCCAGTCGGTGAGAGCTGGCGTATAGACGAGACCTATATTCGGGTCAGAGGCCAGTGGAAATACCTCTACCGGGCGGTGGACAAGGCGGGCCACACCATTGACTTTCTGCTATGCGCGCGCCGCGATACCGCCGCCGCGCGCCGGTTCTTCGAAAAAGCCACCGCCGGGCGGGGCACGCCGAAGACCGTCACCGTTGACAAAAGCGGGGCGAACCGCGCCGCGCTGCAGGCGCTGGGCGCCCAGCGCGAGACGCCCATCGAAATCCGCCAGAGCAAGTACCTGAACAACCTTGTCGAGCAGGACCACCGCGCGATCAAACGGCGCGTCAGACCGATGCTGGGTTTCCAGAATTTCCGTGGTGCCCGCATTGTCCTGGGCGGCATCGAGACCATACACATGATTCGCACGGGGCAAATGCTTGCCCCCAAGGGACGCCGTGCGTCCCCTGCTGAGCAATTCTATGGGTTGGCCGCGTAA
- a CDS encoding IS110 family transposase, translating to MSQRNTSSVARMGIDIGKSAFHVVGLDDKGTPAFKGRFNRERLLEFLARASPTTIGMEACPGSNWLARKALGFGHQVRIVPAQFVKPFVKSNKTDIVDAEAIAEAISRPTMRFTQPKTEAQLDLQALHRVRQRLVSSKTAVINQSRAFLLEYGLTIGVGPAYFVRDMPNILSDETNGLTTAMRGLLQELWQEYRSIEARLLQMRRQIEAIASADDVATRLTSIPGIAHLTATAITAFSGTGTQFKPGRNFASWLGLVPREFSTGGKQNLLGITKRGNPYLRKLLVHGARACVLHLDRTKDHLGIWISAIEAKGIHRNKVIVALANKLARIAWTILTRKGTFYLRQPRAL from the coding sequence ATGAGTCAACGTAACACAAGTTCGGTCGCCCGCATGGGCATCGATATTGGCAAATCAGCGTTTCATGTCGTCGGTCTCGACGACAAGGGAACGCCCGCATTTAAGGGACGCTTCAACCGCGAGCGATTGCTGGAGTTCCTCGCTCGCGCGTCTCCGACAACTATTGGCATGGAGGCTTGCCCTGGGAGCAACTGGCTTGCGCGTAAGGCTCTCGGCTTTGGGCATCAGGTTCGTATCGTCCCTGCGCAATTCGTCAAACCGTTCGTCAAGTCCAATAAGACCGATATCGTCGACGCAGAAGCGATAGCCGAAGCAATTTCTCGACCGACTATGCGCTTTACACAACCAAAGACGGAAGCTCAACTCGACCTGCAAGCACTGCATCGAGTTCGCCAGCGCCTAGTGTCCAGCAAGACGGCCGTCATCAATCAGTCTCGCGCTTTCCTGCTTGAGTATGGCCTGACTATCGGCGTGGGACCTGCGTATTTTGTTCGAGATATGCCAAACATCCTGTCCGACGAGACCAATGGCTTGACGACTGCCATGCGTGGACTTTTACAAGAATTATGGCAAGAGTATCGGTCGATCGAAGCGCGCCTGCTGCAAATGCGGCGCCAGATCGAAGCTATCGCTTCGGCCGACGATGTTGCAACGCGGCTAACCTCCATTCCCGGCATCGCTCATCTGACAGCGACCGCTATTACAGCTTTCTCTGGCACCGGGACCCAATTCAAACCCGGTCGCAATTTTGCTTCATGGCTTGGGCTTGTTCCTCGTGAATTTTCTACAGGAGGGAAACAGAATCTGCTCGGCATTACGAAACGAGGCAACCCTTACCTTCGCAAGCTGTTGGTTCACGGTGCACGTGCATGTGTGCTGCATCTCGATCGGACCAAAGATCATCTAGGAATCTGGATCTCGGCAATCGAGGCAAAGGGGATACACCGGAACAAGGTCATTGTTGCGCTAGCGAACAAACTGGCACGTATCGCGTGGACCATTCTCACCCGAAAAGGAACGTTCTACCTACGGCAGCCAAGGGCCTTGTAG
- a CDS encoding IS3 family transposase (programmed frameshift): MGEKGVPNRRYTDEFRVEAARLANSVGHNEAARRLGVPMATLGNWAHKQREGGAATPGAAASVSRAKPGVSELEAEVSRLRKELASAKLDVEILFKSDGILREGVAVKYAWIDAHRDQYDVSRLCRVLRVSRSGYCQWRVRRPSERRQRQTAFDDEVARLHAQNRGCYGRPRLVKALAAQGMKTSAERVRRSLIRQGLRPAYRRAWQTTTDSAHRLPVAPNLLARRFDGWGPNQAWVADITYLATDEGWLYLAAILDLGSRRIVGWSMSERIDAKLVCAALRSAHGQRRPPRGLIVHSDRGVQYASWSHRALAQGYGMVMSMSRRANAWDNAPMESFFKTLKVEQTSRCRYETRAQARLDVMNWIEGFYNRQRIHSSIGYRTPCDYETMLQAA; the protein is encoded by the exons ATGGGCGAAAAAGGGGTACCGAATCGTCGCTACACGGATGAGTTCCGGGTGGAGGCGGCAAGACTGGCAAATTCGGTGGGACACAATGAGGCGGCACGCCGTTTGGGGGTGCCGATGGCGACCCTCGGAAACTGGGCGCACAAGCAGCGCGAAGGCGGGGCGGCCACGCCAGGCGCGGCAGCCTCTGTGAGCCGCGCCAAGCCCGGCGTATCGGAGCTGGAGGCGGAAGTCAGTCGGCTACGCAAGGAATTAGCCAGTGCGAAACTCGATGTGGAAATCCTCT TCAAAAGCGATGGCATACTTCGCGAAGGGGTCGCGGTGAAGTATGCATGGATCGACGCTCACCGCGACCAATACGACGTAAGCCGTCTGTGCCGAGTGCTGAGGGTCTCGCGCAGTGGCTACTGCCAATGGCGGGTACGGCGGCCAAGCGAGCGGCGGCAGCGACAGACTGCCTTCGATGACGAAGTCGCCCGTCTGCACGCGCAGAACCGCGGCTGCTACGGCCGTCCAAGACTGGTCAAGGCGCTGGCCGCCCAGGGCATGAAGACGAGCGCAGAGCGCGTGCGCCGCAGCTTGATACGTCAAGGTTTGCGGCCGGCATACCGGCGGGCATGGCAGACGACAACAGACTCGGCTCACCGCTTGCCGGTGGCGCCGAACCTGCTGGCGCGACGCTTCGATGGATGGGGGCCGAATCAGGCGTGGGTCGCGGATATCACGTACCTAGCGACGGACGAAGGCTGGTTGTATTTGGCGGCCATTCTGGACCTGGGAAGCCGGCGCATCGTTGGGTGGTCGATGTCCGAGCGCATCGATGCCAAGCTCGTGTGTGCGGCGCTGCGCTCTGCGCACGGGCAACGTCGGCCGCCTCGGGGCTTGATTGTACATAGCGATCGCGGCGTGCAATACGCGAGTTGGTCGCACCGCGCGCTTGCTCAGGGGTACGGGATGGTCATGTCGATGAGCCGGCGTGCCAATGCTTGGGATAATGCGCCGATGGAGAGCTTCTTCAAGACGCTGAAAGTCGAGCAGACGTCGCGATGCCGCTACGAAACACGAGCCCAAGCAAGACTGGATGTGATGAACTGGATCGAAGGCTTTTACAATCGTCAACGCATCCATTCATCGATCGGGTACCGCACGCCGTGTGATTACGAAACGATGCTACAAGCGGCGTGA
- the istA gene encoding IS21 family transposase — protein sequence MKQDGEIRLLLEERRKGTSQKLAAARTGMSERTGRKYERAGKLPSQMKTPRTHRTRTNPFLTDWPWVQAQLQRDPALQAKTLFVLLCEAYPGRYRENQLRTLQRHVQAWRAQSGPEREIMFPQEHVPGRMAQSDFTEMNSLGVTIAGAPFEHLVYHLVLTYSNVEAIRIGFSESFESLAEGLEACLWQIGGVPQWHRTDNLTAAVRDLDRDGRHEFTANYGGLLNHYGMQPSANTAGCANQNGDVEQPHFRFKTAVDQALRVRGSREFDDRTAYERFLSDLVRSRNLTRTLRFEADRAALRPLPAAPLDFTRELTVRVSRFRLIRVLNNHYSVPSRLNGASLKVRVRSETLELHHGTAHVLTLPRLIGRNQRRIDYRHLIWSLVRKPGAFVNYCYREELFPTTVFRRAYDALLEGKPAGADKEYLRLLHLAASTSEAEVECAIGLLVDQQQLPTFDAVRELIVKTTPTQAPAIDKGVIDLSGYDRLIPSRSQHGQCAR from the coding sequence ATGAAGCAAGACGGAGAAATCAGATTGTTGCTGGAAGAACGACGCAAAGGAACGAGCCAGAAGTTAGCGGCAGCCAGGACCGGCATGAGCGAGCGGACGGGACGCAAATACGAACGCGCCGGCAAGCTGCCGAGCCAGATGAAGACGCCGAGAACGCACCGTACCCGAACCAACCCTTTCCTGACGGATTGGCCGTGGGTCCAGGCGCAACTGCAGCGAGATCCGGCGTTGCAGGCCAAGACGCTGTTTGTCCTGCTCTGCGAGGCGTATCCAGGGCGGTATCGGGAAAACCAGTTACGCACCCTGCAGCGCCATGTGCAGGCGTGGCGTGCGCAAAGCGGTCCGGAGCGGGAGATTATGTTCCCGCAGGAGCATGTTCCGGGGCGGATGGCGCAGTCCGACTTTACTGAGATGAATTCACTCGGAGTGACGATAGCCGGCGCTCCGTTTGAGCATCTTGTGTATCACCTTGTCCTGACGTACTCGAATGTCGAAGCGATCCGCATTGGCTTCTCGGAGAGCTTTGAATCTTTAGCCGAAGGGTTGGAAGCTTGCCTGTGGCAAATCGGAGGTGTTCCGCAATGGCACCGGACCGACAACCTCACGGCTGCGGTGCGAGATCTGGATCGTGACGGCCGGCACGAGTTCACCGCCAATTACGGAGGCTTGCTGAATCACTACGGCATGCAGCCGTCAGCCAATACCGCAGGTTGCGCCAATCAGAACGGCGATGTCGAGCAGCCGCATTTCCGCTTCAAGACTGCGGTAGACCAGGCGCTGCGTGTGCGTGGCAGCCGAGAGTTCGACGATCGTACCGCGTACGAACGGTTTCTGAGCGATTTGGTACGAAGCCGCAACCTGACACGCACACTTCGCTTTGAAGCCGACCGTGCTGCCCTGCGGCCGTTGCCGGCGGCACCGTTGGACTTCACGCGCGAGCTGACAGTCAGGGTGTCGCGTTTTAGACTGATCCGGGTGCTCAACAACCATTACTCCGTGCCGTCGCGCCTGAACGGTGCAAGTCTGAAAGTGCGGGTTCGCTCGGAAACACTGGAGCTGCATCATGGTACTGCGCATGTGCTGACGCTGCCCAGGTTGATTGGCCGCAATCAGCGCCGTATCGACTACCGTCACCTGATCTGGTCTCTGGTACGCAAGCCTGGCGCTTTCGTCAATTATTGCTATCGGGAAGAGTTGTTCCCGACAACCGTCTTCCGGCGCGCTTATGACGCGCTGCTCGAAGGCAAACCTGCCGGGGCCGACAAGGAGTATCTGCGCCTGCTACATCTGGCAGCGAGCACGAGCGAAGCCGAAGTTGAGTGCGCGATCGGGTTGCTTGTGGACCAGCAGCAATTGCCGACGTTCGATGCGGTGCGCGAACTCATTGTAAAAACGACTCCGACCCAGGCACCGGCCATCGATAAGGGCGTCATCGATTTGTCGGGGTACGACCGTCTGATTCCGTCGAGGAGCCAACATGGCCAGTGCGCGCGATGA